The genome window TCAGGGTCTATGTAAATAAAAACATGGAATGAACCGTCGGAGTATATTCGGCGAGGAAAAAAATGATGACATAGTGTAAAGCAACTCTTGATTTTATGTTCCAACCTATGATAATATATAAGTATAGTGGTATATACCACTATACTTATATACCAAATCAGATATTTAAGGAGGTCATAACTAATGGCAGAAATCAAGGTTCCGTTTTACGGACATGTAAGACAGTATCTAAACATCAAAAGTGAAATCGATGCGAAAATGCAGGAAGTACTTATGAGTGGACAGTATGTACAGGGACCCATGCTCAAGAAGTTTGAGGCTGAGCTGGCAGCTTATGCCGGTTCGAAGTACGCTATCGGAGTCGGCAATGGTACCGACGCTCTCTGGTTAACATTTATGGCTTTAGGCTTAGGCCCAGGTGATGAGTTGATCACCAATGCCAATACCTTCTTTGCTACGGCAGAAGCAATGTGGATCGCCGGCTGCACTGCAGTGCTGGTCGACTGTGACGAGAATACACGCTGTATAAGCCCGGATGCAATACGTAAAGCCATCACAAAGCGTACAAAGGCCATCGTACCGGTACATCTGTACGGACAGTGCGCTCCAATGGATGAGATCCGTAAAATAGCCGATGAGTACGGTCTCTTCGTAGTTGAAGATAATGCACAGGCAATAGACGCTGCCGGTGACACCTTCAAGATAGGTGAACTCTCCGATGCAGTATGCACCAGCTTCATCACACAGAAAAATCTCGGTACCTTCGGCGACGGAGGCGCTATCTGGACCAATCACCAATACATCAATGACAGGGTACGCAAGTTGCGCAACCACGGTTCCAGCCAGCGCGACCATCACAGCTTCGGCTTCAACAGCCGCCTGGACGACCTGCATGCGGGTATCTTGAGCGCCAAACTCAAACATATAACCGAGTGGAGTAATATGCGTATCGCCATTGCCAAAAAGTATGATGAAGGATTGAAGGACTGCGATTTCATAACTTTACCTTATAGGCGTCCCGGCTACCGCCATGTATATCACCTGTATGTAATAGAAACCAAGGATGCCGCTGACCGTGACAGGCTTTTGAAATACCTTATTGATAACGGGGTCGATGCCAAGACCCATTATTCCATTCCAATACATAAACAGGAAGGCTTCCCGTGGGGTAAGGATGCACGCCTCTCCGGCCCGCTGACCAACGCCGAGAAGAATGCAGCCTCCTGCATATCCCTGCCTATGTTCCCTGAGCTGACAGATGAAGAAATCAAGTATACTATCGATGTTTTAAAAGCATGGAAGAAATAGGCCGAACAGGCTTACTCCTGACTTATTAAAATTTATTAGGGAGGATATTGATATGTGCGCGAAAAAATATTCTGTTGCCGTGCTGGGTGCGGGTAAAAGAGGAAAAATGCATGCAAAGCTTTTCCATCAGAATGAAAGGTTCGAGCTGGTGGGTCTTTGCGATATCGATACAGCCAGGCTGGATGCCGCTGCGGCGGAATGTGGGAACCCGGCACTTTACACCGATGTGAACAAAATGCTATCGGAAACAAAGCCGGACATATTCTGTTTCTGTACGCCGCCGGCAATACGCAAGAGCCTGTTCCAACTCGGAATCGACTATAAGGTCAAATTGATTGCATATGAAAAGCCGATGGCCACCAATTTCAATGAAGCCATGGAAATGACCGAAATGGCAAGGGCTGCCGGAATAAAGACTGTTATAAGCCATCAGCAAAAATACGGGGACCATTACCAGGCTGTCAAAAAGATTGTCGACAGCGGCAAGCTGGGCAGAATCCAGAGCATTTACGGGCATGTGTGGGGCTGGTACCTCCATATGGTTACCCATGTAATGGATTATTTGAGGTTCTACAACAACAATGCTGAAGCCGAATGGGTAATAGGCCAGATTCATGGCCGTGGAAAGCTGAGTGATAACCATCCGTCACCCGAATACGCAGGCGGTTTTATCCAGTTTTCGAACGGAGTTCGTGGTATAGTGGAGATCGGAGCGCTTTCGCCCGATGTTCCTGAAAGCGAATACCCCTGGCACAAGGGACGCTTTTGCGTACAGGGCACGAAAGGCTTTGCGGAGGTCATCATAGGCGCAGGCTGGAGAGCCTGTACGGAAGACGGCTACCAGGAGGGTCCGGGCTGCTTCAACTATGAAATTGACGGGGCACGTTATGTACAGGATATAGCATTGTGGCTTGACGGTGAAATTGAACACCCCTGTAACGGAGAGGATACCTTCAAAGGCTTCCAGATTGCAATGGGCCTGCTGCGGTCTGCAGTCGAGAGAAAGCTCATCAAGCTTCCCCTGGGACCGGGTGAAAATGAAATAGATGCAATAAAGCGCGTAATACCTGAATAAAACGAAAGAATTCAACACATACCATATATGGAGACATGTAAAAACAGCCCAAATCCGTAAAAATTGTAATGCCACAAAGGGGTGGAATACATGGTACAAATGTGGAATGAAATCTGGGAGCAACCTTTGGCATTGGAAAGGTGCCTTGAAAAAAACATGGGAGTTATAAAGGAAATTACCGATGCTATCGGTAAACAGGGTATTAGCCAGGTTGTCATAGCGGCCAGGGGAACTTCAGACCATGCAGCTGTATACGGGAAATACGTCATAGAACTCATGACACAAAAACCGGTGGCATTGGCCGCATCCTCGGTTTTTACGATATACAGGAAGAGCCTTGATTTGAAGAATAGCCTGGTGATAGGCATTTCCCAGTCAGGCAGGGCTGCGGATGTACTTGAAGTGATAAGGGGTGCAAATAGTTCGGGAGCAATAACGGTGGGTATAACAAATTACAGCGACTCCCCAATTGCCTCGGAATGCAGATTTCATTTGAATTGCGAGGCCGGAGTGGAAAGAAGCGTTGCCGCCACAAAAACCTTTACAACACAGATATTCCTGCTGGCGCAGCTGGCTGCAGAGTGGGGCGGGAACCGGGAGCTGAAGCAGGAGCTTGTACAATTGCCGGAAAGGCTTTCACACGTATTCGAGGTATCAAGAGTAATTGAGGATAGTGTTGCAAGGTATCGCTTTATGAATGAATGCTTCGTATTGGCAAGGGGTATCAATTATGCCGTTTCTCTGGAGGCTGCCCTGAAGATACAGGAAACTACATATGTCAGGGCAAAGGCCTTTGCCACTTCAGATTTCCAGCATGGACCCATTGCCATGCTCGAAAGGGATATACCGGTTATGATATTTGCACCGGACGGCCCGTCGCTGGGTGATGTGACCGAAATGATACAAAAGCTAAAACAGAACCAGATTGAAACTATTATAGTTTCAAACAATAAAAATGTGCTTGAGTTGGGAACCTGTGCTTTTAGAATTCCCGAGACCGATAACGATATGATATCCCCGTTTTTCAACGTAGTTGTCGCGCAGATGTTCGCATGCCAGCTGGCTCTTGTAAAGGGCCTGAACCCGGACAGCCCGCGTGGATTAAGTAAAGTTACAATAACAAAGTAAGTTCCTTTTGAATGGAGGAATTGATGTATGAAATCTTCAAATATTCAAATCAAACCTAAAATGATACCTATATTGGACAAGGATTTCCGTCCTGCTTCCCTGGAAAACCGCGCTTTTCTTAAAGCTGTTGAAGAGTCGGGTGAAGGCGTTCCACTTGCAATTGCCCTTGAGCGTGGGGATGGATTGATTTCCACCTACCGGACAAAGGTATTTTCGGAGGATTCCGCATATGCCGGGTTGAATATGTTTTATGTGGAACGCCTTGTAAAAACACTTTTATGGATACGCGGAGGATGGAAGATTATTATTGGAGGCCCCGGGAGTGTCGGAGATTACATCAGGAAGGCATATTCTGCCGGAGGAATAAGGGAATTTGACTCCAGGTTCATGAGCAGGGTATATGAAAAGCCTTTTACAGTAGAAGTTACGGAATATGACAGGGTACCTGAGTCGAAGGAGGATGCGAAGCCGGTAGGGCGCCACCTGAAAGGATGCCGCATAGGTTTTGATGCGGGGGGAAGCGATAGGAAGGTGTCCGCGGTAATCGACGGAGAAGCTGTTTTCAGTGAAGAGGTCATCTGGCACCCGAAACTTCACAGCGATCCGGATTATCACTACAACGAAATTCTAGCCGCCATGAAGTCTGCAGCAGCGCACATGCCGCGCGTGGATGCCATCGGGGTAAGTTCCGCCGGTATTTACATAAACAATAGAGTGATGGTGGCATCCCTGTTTATAAAGGTTCCTGAGGATCTGTTTGAAAAGAAGGTAAAGGACATTTACATCAATATAAGCAAAGAGATGGGTGGTGTTCCAATTGAAGTCGCCAATGATGGTGACGTGACAGCCCTTGCCGGGGCCATGGAGCTTAATGATACTAATGTGTTAGGCATAGCCATGGGTACAAGCGAAGCTGGAGGATACGTGGATTCGAACGGAAATATTACCGGCTGGCTGAATGAACTGGCTTTCGTTCCGGTGGATTATAATCCTGGCTCCATGGTGGACGAATGGTCGGGAGATTACGGATGCGGAGTGAAATATTTTTCACAGGATGCCGTAATCAAGCTGGCGCCTGCTGCAGGCATACTGCTTGACAGCAAGCTCTCTCCTGCCGAAAAGCTGAAAAGCGTCCAGGAGCTACTGGCAAAAGGCGATAATAGGGCAGTGAAAATATTTGAAACCATAGGGTGCTACCTGGGTTATGCCATAGCGCATTATGCCGATTTTTACGATCTTAAGCACCTTCTCATACTCGGACGTGTCACATCGGGCGAGGGAGGAAACATAATCCTCAGGGTTGCCCGTGAAGTGTTGAAGGAGGAGTTCCCGGAGCTGGAAGAAAAAATTAAAATACACCTGCCGGACGAATCAAGCCGGAGAGTAGGCCAGTCAATAGCTGCAGCCAGTCTGCCGGAAATAATTTAGGGATGGAGGGAATCGATTATGAAGTTCAGAAACGAGGGAGCGGAAGTTTTCATACCGGATAACAGGCCTGTGGATGAAGCCATGAGGAGGACCACTCATATGGCCATTTCCGCCCATCAGGACGATATAGAGATCATGGCCTATGATGGAATTCTAAAGTGCTTTGGAAGGGACGACCGGTGGTTCCTTGCCGTTGTTGTCACCAACGGAGCGGGAAGCCCGAGGGACGATCTGTATGCTTCCTATACCGATGAACAGATGCGCAAGATAAGAAAGCATGAACAAAAAAAGGCTGCTTTTGTCGGAGAGTATTCCGCCGCGGTTTTGCTGGATTATGCCAGTTCAGCAGTAAAAGATCCCAATAACCGCGATGTTGTAGATGAAATAAAGGAACTGGTTTTGGCTGCAAAGCCTGAAGTGATCTATACGCATAACCTGGCTGACAAACACGATACGCATGTAGGAGTGGCAGTCAAAGTGGTAAAGGCTCTGAGGGAGCTTCCCGAAGATGTCCTTCCTGAGAAGCTGTATGGCTGCGAAGTATGGAGAAATCTGGACTGGGTCAATGATGAGGAAAAAGTTGCGTTTGACGTCTCCGCCCATTCCAATATAGCGGCTGCCATCGTCGGGGTTTTCGACTCCCAGATATGCGGCGGCAAGAGATACGACCTTGCGACTGCCGGCAGAAGGCTTGCCAATGCCACCTATGCCGCGTCGCACGGGGTGGATACGGCTTCAGCCCTTATTTATGGCATGGACCTGACTCCGTTGATCAAGGATAAAAGCCTCGACGTATGTGAGTATGTGCTTGGTTATGTAGAAAGGTTCAAAAATGATGTAAGGCAAAGAGTCGAAAAGTGCATTTGAGTGACTTGCCGTTGGTTCAAATATACAAACATTGGATTTAATAAATTAGCATCCTAACTCATGACTTCAGTCATAAGTTAGGATGCTGCTACATATGTTACTCATTATTCATGCTTAAATGTTTTTGTTTTTCATTTAAATCCTGAAATATATTAATGGGCTTCTAAAATATCCTTTTCAAAATTGAGAATGTATACTATAATAAAACCATAAACCAACCGGAAAACTGTAATGGAAACTATAATCCGACTGGCGGATAGAGCGGGATGGGAAATAGATTTATGATTATTTTATGCTTGGAGGAATAACCTATGTTCAAGAACCATATTAAGGACAGTTTAAAGGTTTTGGGCAACTATGCCGCAGCGCTTTTGATTTATGTAATTTTGCTTTATACTTTTATTGCAATAACCGGCGATAATTTTACAAAGTGGCTCCCTTTATATTCATTTATTATATTTCTTTTAATGTCACTGATGTTATATACGGATTTATGGCGTTTGGCAGCAAAAGAAAAGCGACCGCAGTATAACTTAAATCCCTATCCTTTAAAAGGCCTCATCTTGGGTCTGATTGGGTCTTTACCATTGATTATTATAAAAATTATTGAGCACTTCATAACTTTTGAGGATGAAGTATTAAATAGATTAAAGGTAAGTATAGTAGATGGCGTGTTGTTAGGACCTCTGTATTTTTCCATCAGCTTACTTGGGAAGACAGCTGCAGCCTATATTATAGCCTTATTGATTGTTCCTTTGTTGTCTATGCTAGGTTATATGCTGGGCTACTATGGCATTCAATTAGGAAAGATTCTGGGGTTGAAAAAGGAAGTAGTTTATGAAAGGAAACAAGAGCTTTCGCCGTGGAATCCTGCAAGAAAAGATGTTGGTGAAAGAAAGAAGAAGAAAAAGAAAAAGGGGCATTAATTTAATTTTGGGCAAATATCCTTGCATATATTAAACCTGTCCCTGAATAATAATATAATAAAACAGAATTAAGGGATGGGGTTTTGTATGATAGTAATACTGAGAAAGAACAGTGTTGCATTGGTATGCCTTATTTTTACACTATTGTTGGCAATATATAGCTTGAATATTAATGTTGACGATAACCTGGCTTACAACCACAAGGGCGCTGAAATGCCGGAAGACAACAATATTGCAGTAATGAAGGAAGGCAGCGGACAAAAAACTGTAATTCTTGATCCCGGACATGGCGGTGAGGACCCTGGAGCAGTAAGTGACTACAGTGGTATGAAGGAAAAGGATCTGAACCTTAAAATTGCTTTTAAGGTCAAGGAAATGTTAGAGAAGGAAAATTACAAAGTTATTATGACCAGGACAGAAGATATACTCGAATATGAGGAAGGTACCACGGGTATTTACGAAAAAAGAAAACAGGATTTAATGAGAAGAAAAAAGATAATGGATGAAAGCGGGGCGGATATTGTTGTAAGTATACATTTAAATAAGTTTCCCGAGACACAGTATTATGGTGCTCAAGTGTTTTATCATCCTGACTCAAATGATAGTCTAAGGCTTGCAAATTGCATACAGAAAGCCCTCAAAGAACATGCTGATCCTACAAATAAAAGGGTGGCAATGGTAAAGGAGCCGCCAAAGGGGCAAAAACCAATAATAATTCTAAGGGACATCAAAACAACAACAGTAATAGTAGAATGCGGTTTTTTATCAAACCCTGATGAAGAAAGAAAACTCAGGACTGAAGAATACCAGATTAAAATTGCAGAAGCCATTAAAAAAGGTATAGTTGACTATTTTAAGGGGACAAATTAGCTGGAAGTGAACACTTATACTAAATGTAAAAAAAGCATTACAGTTTGAATTTTACCAATTTAAGTTGCGCTGTTCCGGATACACTAATTCGAATCATAAACACACAAATCGAATAATCGAATTGTAAAGTTGACAAAAAAATAACAACAGTGATATAATCTCAATACGCCGTACAACCTCAAAATTCCGTAGATAACCTCCTGCTGCTATTTTGTAAGGGACTTAAATACATAAAATATAGTGGGGGATAATATACAAGAAGGAGGAAACCAATGGGTTTAAACAAAAAAATATCAATTGCAGTGATAAGACGTTTGCCCAGGTATTACAGGTATTTATCCGATTTATTAAGAATGGATATAACTCGAATATCTTCGAAGGAATTGAGCGAGAGAATGGGGATAACTGCATCGCAAATCCGGCAGGATTTGAATTGTTTTGGCGGGTTTGGACAACAGGGGTACGGATATAATGTGGAATCCTTATACAGAGAAATTGGAAATATCCTGGGAGTGAATAACAATTATCAAACAATTATAATTGGCGCAGGTAATATGGGCCAGGCATTAGCCAACTATGAGAATTTTGAAAAACGGGGATTTAAACTGATAGGAATCTTTGACATTAACATGCAAATAATCGGGAAAAAAATAAGAAATGTAGAAATTATGCACATGAATGAGTTGGATAATTTTGTAAAAAACAATCGGGTAGATATAGCAATACTTACCGTTCCATATCAGAATATTCCTGAAGTAGCAGAAAAAGTTGCCTCTCTTGGAATAAAAGGTCTCTGGAACTTTTCCGCAATGGACTTGAAACTGCCTTATGATGACATAATTATTGAGAATGTCCATTTAAGCGATAGCCTTATGGTTTTAGGATATAAGTTAAATGAGAGAAGAAAGGCTGAAGAAGCTAAGAAAAACATGCCTGATGAAAGCAAAAAGAACAAATGAAAATTTATTTTTATGTAAATGTGCTATATGCGTTTGTATACCTTATAACCTGCAGCGTATAGCAGATTAAATGCACTATTCAAGCTTTCATTATCATGCAGGGAGATAATTAGGCATCCTTGCTCAAACTCTCTGCTATGGGATACGTTGATGTTTTTAATATTAATGTTATTTTTCCCAAGTATAGTGGCAATTTCTCCAATTATACCCGGTTTATCAACTACATCAACAGTAAGTTGGTAAACGGGGCTAATTGGTCCCTTCTTCCCTTCGGCAAAAGTGTTCCTATAGTTTTTTGCAGATTCAAAAAAACTATAGATTTCTTTCTCCCGCTCTTCTTTAATACATTGTAAAATATTTGACAAGTTACTTATAAAAACATTAAGGATATCTTCTACTTGTTGTTTATTACTAAGAATAATACTTTGCCACATTTCAGGGTTAGAAGAGGCAATTCTCGTAATATCCTTAAAACCTCCTGCGGCCAACATTTGCATTTTTCCATCGGGAAAGTCTATTTCTTTAATTAAATTTACCAAAGCAGATGCTATAATATGGGGGACATGGCTTATACCTGCTGTTGCCCTGTCATGGACCAGAGCATCAACTACTACGGGTATTCCTCCAATACCTTTAATAAGCTCTATCATAAAACTTAAAGATTCATCACTGGTACTTTTAGAAGGAGTTAAAACATAATAGGCATTTTCAAAAAGATGAGAAAAACTCGAAGCATAGCCGGTTTTCTCTGTACCAGCCATGGGATGTCCACCAATAAAACATGGAGGGTCGGAAAGATTATTTATATAGCTTATAATCTCACTCTTTGTACTTCCGACATCTGTAACTATACACCTGGGTTTTGTTTTTTTATAAAGCTTTTTAATATATTCAATAGTTGACTTTACAGGAGTACATATAAAGATGACGTCGGAATTCCAAACGTACTCATTCACTTCAGTAAACCCACGGGAAATATTGCCGTCTTTTAACGCCTGGTTTATGGAATCTGTATTTTTGTCAACAGCTGTAATGTCTTGAATATTAAGACGCTGGCAGAATGCCCTGGCAAGAGACCCTCCTATTAATCCCAATCCAATTATGGAGAATTTTTTATTCATCATATTATACTTCACATTCCTTATCATACTTAAATTCTCTTCCTATTATAGGTGCAATTTTATATATATCCTTGCACAAATCATCAAAATCTTCGGGGGTAAGTTGCTGTGATGCGTCGGATAAGGCACACATAGGATTGGGGTGAACTTCAACTATAAGTCCATCCGCACCTGCTGCAATTGCAGCTTTGGAAAGGGGTTTCACGTATTGCGACTTACCTGCTGCATGACTGGGATCCACTATTATGGGGAGATGGCTTAAATTTTTTATTACCGGGACTGCACTTATATCAAGGGTATTTCTTGTGGCGGTTTCAAAGGTCCTTATTCCTCTTTCGCACAGTACAACATTATAGTTACCTTCACTCATAATATATTCAGCAGCATTAAGCCATTCTTCAATAGTTGTTGAAGGACCGCGTTTGTAGAGGACAGGTTTTTTTGAACGGCCTATTTCTCTAAGAAGCTGGAAGTTCTGGGCATTTCTTGCACCTATTTGTACCATATCCACATATTTTTCAGCAATTTCCAGAGACCTTTCGCTAGTCACTTCACTTATTATTAATAGGCCTGTGGCCTCTTTAGCTTCTTTTAGCATTTTTAAACCTTCTTCTTCAAGACCTTGGAAAGCGTAGGGTGAAGTCCTTGGTTTAAAAGCCCCTCCCCTCAAAAACTTTGCTCCTGACTTTTTTATGGCTAAAGCAGCCTCCATTATCTGTTGGCGATTTTCAACAGCGCAGGGACCGGCCATTAATATAAGCTCTTTACTGCCAATTTTGACACCATTTATGTCTATTATACTTGGTTCCGGATGGAATGTTTTACTGGCTAACTTATACGGTTCAACTATAGGAACGAGTTTTTCAACTCCCGGCATTAGATCTATAGGTATATCTTTCAATAGTCTTTTATCTCCAATAACACCTATTATTGTCCTCTCGGTTCCTTTTGAAATATGAACGCCCAGACCAAGCGATTCAAGGATTCTGGATATATTCTGTATATCCTTATCCTGGGAATCAGGTTTCATTACAATTATCATGCTATAATCCTTCCTTTCTACATAATACTTAAACAACCTGTACTAAAAGTACAGAGATTGGTATTTCGACTAAAAGCCAACTGCCATATTACCATACTACCAAACTACAATAAATATATAACCATAACATTGAAAACATATATTTAATTTAATAACATATTATTTA of Bacillota bacterium contains these proteins:
- a CDS encoding prephenate dehydrogenase — protein: MMNKKFSIIGLGLIGGSLARAFCQRLNIQDITAVDKNTDSINQALKDGNISRGFTEVNEYVWNSDVIFICTPVKSTIEYIKKLYKKTKPRCIVTDVGSTKSEIISYINNLSDPPCFIGGHPMAGTEKTGYASSFSHLFENAYYVLTPSKSTSDESLSFMIELIKGIGGIPVVVDALVHDRATAGISHVPHIIASALVNLIKEIDFPDGKMQMLAAGGFKDITRIASSNPEMWQSIILSNKQQVEDILNVFISNLSNILQCIKEEREKEIYSFFESAKNYRNTFAEGKKGPISPVYQLTVDVVDKPGIIGEIATILGKNNINIKNINVSHSREFEQGCLIISLHDNESLNSAFNLLYAAGYKVYKRI
- a CDS encoding SIS domain-containing protein; amino-acid sequence: MVQMWNEIWEQPLALERCLEKNMGVIKEITDAIGKQGISQVVIAARGTSDHAAVYGKYVIELMTQKPVALAASSVFTIYRKSLDLKNSLVIGISQSGRAADVLEVIRGANSSGAITVGITNYSDSPIASECRFHLNCEAGVERSVAATKTFTTQIFLLAQLAAEWGGNRELKQELVQLPERLSHVFEVSRVIEDSVARYRFMNECFVLARGINYAVSLEAALKIQETTYVRAKAFATSDFQHGPIAMLERDIPVMIFAPDGPSLGDVTEMIQKLKQNQIETIIVSNNKNVLELGTCAFRIPETDNDMISPFFNVVVAQMFACQLALVKGLNPDSPRGLSKVTITK
- a CDS encoding ROK family protein; its protein translation is MKSSNIQIKPKMIPILDKDFRPASLENRAFLKAVEESGEGVPLAIALERGDGLISTYRTKVFSEDSAYAGLNMFYVERLVKTLLWIRGGWKIIIGGPGSVGDYIRKAYSAGGIREFDSRFMSRVYEKPFTVEVTEYDRVPESKEDAKPVGRHLKGCRIGFDAGGSDRKVSAVIDGEAVFSEEVIWHPKLHSDPDYHYNEILAAMKSAAAHMPRVDAIGVSSAGIYINNRVMVASLFIKVPEDLFEKKVKDIYINISKEMGGVPIEVANDGDVTALAGAMELNDTNVLGIAMGTSEAGGYVDSNGNITGWLNELAFVPVDYNPGSMVDEWSGDYGCGVKYFSQDAVIKLAPAAGILLDSKLSPAEKLKSVQELLAKGDNRAVKIFETIGCYLGYAIAHYADFYDLKHLLILGRVTSGEGGNIILRVAREVLKEEFPELEEKIKIHLPDESSRRVGQSIAAASLPEII
- a CDS encoding N-acetylmuramoyl-L-alanine amidase — protein: MIVILRKNSVALVCLIFTLLLAIYSLNINVDDNLAYNHKGAEMPEDNNIAVMKEGSGQKTVILDPGHGGEDPGAVSDYSGMKEKDLNLKIAFKVKEMLEKENYKVIMTRTEDILEYEEGTTGIYEKRKQDLMRRKKIMDESGADIVVSIHLNKFPETQYYGAQVFYHPDSNDSLRLANCIQKALKEHADPTNKRVAMVKEPPKGQKPIIILRDIKTTTVIVECGFLSNPDEERKLRTEEYQIKIAEAIKKGIVDYFKGTN
- a CDS encoding redox-sensing transcriptional repressor Rex; protein product: MGLNKKISIAVIRRLPRYYRYLSDLLRMDITRISSKELSERMGITASQIRQDLNCFGGFGQQGYGYNVESLYREIGNILGVNNNYQTIIIGAGNMGQALANYENFEKRGFKLIGIFDINMQIIGKKIRNVEIMHMNELDNFVKNNRVDIAILTVPYQNIPEVAEKVASLGIKGLWNFSAMDLKLPYDDIIIENVHLSDSLMVLGYKLNERRKAEEAKKNMPDESKKNK
- a CDS encoding PIG-L family deacetylase; its protein translation is MKFRNEGAEVFIPDNRPVDEAMRRTTHMAISAHQDDIEIMAYDGILKCFGRDDRWFLAVVVTNGAGSPRDDLYASYTDEQMRKIRKHEQKKAAFVGEYSAAVLLDYASSAVKDPNNRDVVDEIKELVLAAKPEVIYTHNLADKHDTHVGVAVKVVKALRELPEDVLPEKLYGCEVWRNLDWVNDEEKVAFDVSAHSNIAAAIVGVFDSQICGGKRYDLATAGRRLANATYAASHGVDTASALIYGMDLTPLIKDKSLDVCEYVLGYVERFKNDVRQRVEKCI
- the aroF gene encoding 3-deoxy-7-phosphoheptulonate synthase; translated protein: MIIVMKPDSQDKDIQNISRILESLGLGVHISKGTERTIIGVIGDKRLLKDIPIDLMPGVEKLVPIVEPYKLASKTFHPEPSIIDINGVKIGSKELILMAGPCAVENRQQIMEAALAIKKSGAKFLRGGAFKPRTSPYAFQGLEEEGLKMLKEAKEATGLLIISEVTSERSLEIAEKYVDMVQIGARNAQNFQLLREIGRSKKPVLYKRGPSTTIEEWLNAAEYIMSEGNYNVVLCERGIRTFETATRNTLDISAVPVIKNLSHLPIIVDPSHAAGKSQYVKPLSKAAIAAGADGLIVEVHPNPMCALSDASQQLTPEDFDDLCKDIYKIAPIIGREFKYDKECEV
- a CDS encoding Gfo/Idh/MocA family oxidoreductase; protein product: MCAKKYSVAVLGAGKRGKMHAKLFHQNERFELVGLCDIDTARLDAAAAECGNPALYTDVNKMLSETKPDIFCFCTPPAIRKSLFQLGIDYKVKLIAYEKPMATNFNEAMEMTEMARAAGIKTVISHQQKYGDHYQAVKKIVDSGKLGRIQSIYGHVWGWYLHMVTHVMDYLRFYNNNAEAEWVIGQIHGRGKLSDNHPSPEYAGGFIQFSNGVRGIVEIGALSPDVPESEYPWHKGRFCVQGTKGFAEVIIGAGWRACTEDGYQEGPGCFNYEIDGARYVQDIALWLDGEIEHPCNGEDTFKGFQIAMGLLRSAVERKLIKLPLGPGENEIDAIKRVIPE
- a CDS encoding DegT/DnrJ/EryC1/StrS family aminotransferase; translated protein: MAEIKVPFYGHVRQYLNIKSEIDAKMQEVLMSGQYVQGPMLKKFEAELAAYAGSKYAIGVGNGTDALWLTFMALGLGPGDELITNANTFFATAEAMWIAGCTAVLVDCDENTRCISPDAIRKAITKRTKAIVPVHLYGQCAPMDEIRKIADEYGLFVVEDNAQAIDAAGDTFKIGELSDAVCTSFITQKNLGTFGDGGAIWTNHQYINDRVRKLRNHGSSQRDHHSFGFNSRLDDLHAGILSAKLKHITEWSNMRIAIAKKYDEGLKDCDFITLPYRRPGYRHVYHLYVIETKDAADRDRLLKYLIDNGVDAKTHYSIPIHKQEGFPWGKDARLSGPLTNAEKNAASCISLPMFPELTDEEIKYTIDVLKAWKK